One part of the Microbulbifer sp. THAF38 genome encodes these proteins:
- a CDS encoding response regulator: protein MQAAKSISIILADDDKDDQLLTREALEESLVKSELSIVDDGVELLSFLKREGEYEHLSNEPLPDLILLDLNMPRMDGRQALAAIKADPDFRRIPVVILTTSKAEEDMFKSYDLGAASYLSKPVTFEGLVDLMRSLGRYWVEFVEFPGKQRSYQ, encoded by the coding sequence ATGCAGGCAGCCAAATCCATCAGCATTATCCTCGCGGATGATGACAAGGACGATCAGCTACTCACTCGCGAAGCACTCGAAGAAAGCCTCGTTAAAAGCGAACTCTCCATCGTAGATGATGGCGTTGAGTTATTATCATTTTTGAAACGGGAAGGCGAATACGAACATCTTTCCAACGAACCTCTACCCGACCTTATCCTGCTGGATCTAAATATGCCGCGCATGGATGGTCGCCAGGCGCTTGCGGCCATAAAAGCAGACCCGGATTTTCGGCGTATCCCGGTGGTAATCCTCACAACCTCCAAAGCCGAAGAAGACATGTTCAAATCTTATGATCTTGGTGCAGCTTCCTATTTATCAAAGCCGGTCACCTTCGAGGGGTTGGTCGACCTGATGCGCTCTTTGGGACGTTACTGGGTCGAATTCGTTGAGTTTCCCGGAAAGCAACGGAGTTATCAATAA
- a CDS encoding hybrid sensor histidine kinase/response regulator, producing the protein MAITRLLLVEDDEDDFIITRDLLHDINPDGYQVVWARSPEEAHKHFYSSDFEVCLLDYSLGAFTGLQILAEAQRQGFDAPIIMLTGHDDSALDAEALSAGAVDYLVKSQLTAARLSRAIRYAVARRDMEQERLERLKAEAENKSKSEFLAHLSHELRTPLTSILGYTDLLLQNQPEQPQLDHLSIIKRNGYHLLSLLNDVLDLSKIEAGRLEIQFSELALPSFLTELYQLITIKAEDKGIRFRIEALTELPSQIITDATRLRQILLNFLSNAVKFTDEGEVRLDIFATRLENSCRLSFRVIDTGIGISPSEQKKLFTPFVQAKGDRYRSELGSGLGLAISQQLAHLLGGEISLQSEIGAGSCFTLTLECKHSTEYHYQTWDLQQPTASIHFESPCLSGQVLVVDDVREIRELVAHLLEGAGCNVQQAANGREAINLLQMAHDNDKPFDLVVMDVQMPVMDGLTATQELRKLGFEIPVIALTAQTMLGERQRCLDAGCSEHLGKPVQPDQLFDLLAKYLPDSIVDKKLILIEDDEDARSATQQLLSALGWEAKACGDGESALQLFETYQPSLILMDINLPDMDGFTLAKKIRDKAYTGRLLAATGESPSSDKLTESGFDGVLSKPYDLSKLAQL; encoded by the coding sequence ATGGCTATCACCAGATTACTGCTGGTAGAAGATGACGAAGACGATTTTATTATTACAAGGGATCTTCTGCATGACATTAATCCTGATGGCTACCAGGTTGTGTGGGCCCGCTCCCCAGAAGAGGCCCACAAGCATTTTTATTCCAGCGACTTCGAAGTTTGCCTGCTCGACTACTCCCTGGGGGCATTTACCGGCCTGCAGATTCTGGCAGAGGCCCAGCGACAGGGATTCGATGCCCCGATTATTATGCTTACCGGCCACGACGATAGCGCTCTCGATGCAGAGGCGCTATCAGCTGGCGCTGTCGACTATCTGGTAAAATCCCAGCTTACCGCTGCTCGATTGAGCCGGGCTATCCGCTATGCGGTGGCGCGTCGGGATATGGAACAGGAGCGTTTGGAACGACTCAAAGCCGAAGCGGAGAACAAGTCAAAAAGTGAATTTCTGGCCCATCTGAGCCACGAATTGCGCACACCTTTAACCTCAATACTGGGCTATACCGACCTCCTACTACAAAATCAGCCAGAGCAGCCACAACTAGATCACCTGAGCATTATCAAGCGCAATGGCTACCATCTGCTGAGTTTATTAAACGATGTACTCGATTTATCAAAAATAGAAGCGGGACGACTGGAAATACAATTCAGCGAGCTGGCACTCCCCAGCTTCCTGACGGAACTCTATCAATTAATCACTATCAAGGCGGAAGACAAAGGTATTCGCTTTCGTATAGAGGCCCTCACAGAACTCCCCTCTCAGATCATTACCGATGCAACGCGACTGAGGCAAATTCTATTAAATTTTCTCAGTAACGCCGTAAAATTCACAGATGAAGGAGAGGTACGTCTCGATATTTTTGCGACCCGCTTAGAGAACAGTTGCCGTTTAAGCTTTCGTGTAATCGATACCGGGATTGGTATATCTCCAAGCGAACAGAAAAAACTATTCACGCCATTTGTTCAGGCCAAAGGTGATCGTTATCGTTCAGAACTGGGTTCAGGCCTGGGGCTTGCTATCAGTCAACAGTTAGCCCACCTGCTGGGAGGAGAAATATCCTTGCAAAGTGAAATTGGGGCTGGCAGCTGTTTCACCCTCACACTAGAGTGCAAACATTCCACAGAGTATCACTACCAAACCTGGGATCTTCAACAGCCAACAGCATCCATTCACTTTGAATCACCCTGTTTGTCCGGCCAAGTATTAGTCGTAGATGACGTAAGGGAAATTCGCGAACTGGTCGCCCACTTATTGGAAGGCGCCGGCTGCAACGTTCAACAGGCAGCGAATGGCCGGGAAGCAATAAACCTTTTACAGATGGCTCACGATAATGACAAGCCATTCGATTTGGTCGTGATGGATGTTCAGATGCCGGTGATGGACGGCCTCACCGCTACCCAAGAATTACGAAAACTGGGATTTGAAATACCCGTTATTGCGCTCACCGCACAAACAATGCTTGGTGAACGGCAGCGCTGTCTGGATGCGGGCTGTAGTGAACATCTGGGTAAACCCGTGCAGCCAGACCAATTATTTGACCTTCTTGCGAAGTACCTGCCGGATTCAATAGTCGACAAAAAGCTAATTCTTATTGAAGACGATGAGGATGCGCGCAGTGCAACCCAGCAACTGCTCTCGGCATTGGGCTGGGAAGCGAAAGCTTGCGGTGATGGTGAATCTGCGCTACAGCTCTTTGAAACTTACCAGCCAAGTCTCATTTTAATGGACATAAACCTCCCAGATATGGATGGTTTCACACTGGCCAAAAAAATACGTGATAAGGCATACACCGGTAGACTCTTAGCAGCTACC